The sequence below is a genomic window from Longimicrobiaceae bacterium.
AGCTTGCCCTGCTCGAGCGTGACGGGCTCGCTCGACAGGCGGGAGTGCGCCGCCTGGGCGATGCACGGAAGCCCTCCGTTCTTTACGAGCTCCCCGGGGACGCCGAACCGCTCCTGTCCAGGGCGTATCCCCCCGTGCTCACCGCGCTCGTCGCGTCGGTCGTCGACACGCTTCCCCGCAGGCGGGCGAACGCGATGCTGCGCGACGTGGGACGGCGATTGGCCCGCGGCACCGGAGGCGAAGCAACCGGGACCCTCGAGCAGCGGGTAAGTGCCGCGGCCGCGATCCTCACGTCGCTGGGAGGCGATGTCGAGGTCACGCAGGATGAGGGCGCGCTGTACATCCGCGGCTCCGGCTGCCCGCTCTCGGCCACCGTCTCACATCACCCGGCGCTCTGTCGCACCGTGGAGGCGCTGTTGACGGAAGTCGTCGGGGCGCCCACACGGCAGGCGTGTGAACATGGCACTCGGCCGCGATGCCGGTTCGTGATCGAGACCGTCGACTCCGCGGCCTGAGTGCCGCGCGCCTTCGCCAGCACCGCACATCGTCACGCCGCGTTCGCGGCGTCTCACCACGGGGGAACGGCCTGATGAAGACGAAACAGGCAACATTCCAGATGCTCGTTGCGGTGACGCTGATGACCGCCGTGGCATGCGGCAAGAAGGAGAGCCCCGGCGCTGGCGACTCGACGGCAGGAATGGCGTCCACCGCTGCGACGCCCCCGATGGCCGGTGGAGACACGGCCAGGCCGGCGGCGGGAGCCGGACCGGCACTCACGGATCCGAACATCGTGTACATCCTCGATCAGGCGAATGCCGCCGACAGCGCGCGCGGCGCGCTGGCCGAGACCAGGGGCACGAGCGCGGACGTGAAGTCGTTCGGGAAGCTGATGGTCGGCGAGCATCACGCGCTGCGTGTGGCGGGGCAGAACTTGGCGAAGAAGCTCAACGTGACGCCGCAGGCGC
It includes:
- a CDS encoding DUF4142 domain-containing protein; amino-acid sequence: MKTKQATFQMLVAVTLMTAVACGKKESPGAGDSTAGMASTAATPPMAGGDTARPAAGAGPALTDPNIVYILDQANAADSARGALAETRGTSADVKSFGKLMVGEHHALRVAGQNLAKKLNVTPQAPPNDQSEAQAKEEMDKLQSMPKGKDWDKSYIDYEVGYHKAVLETATKALGVAQNQELKDLIKKAAPVIQHHLDRAEAIQKKQGS